Within the Candidatus Acidiferrales bacterium genome, the region CGAAAATGCATAGTCAAAAACTGCTAGGTTGAGGACACTCACAATAGCTGAAACCAGAGCTATGAAAGAAATGAACTTCACAAGCCGAATCATTTCGTCGGGAGATATGGAAGAGTAACGCCCGATCCAGTAAGCGATGCACACGTAGATGTAGATTCTATATTCATTAAGCTTCGCAACATTTGGAACCTGCGCTGGGGAGAAACGGAGTAAATAGATCGTACAAACCAACCAGAGCGAGAGCACCAGCCAGTCTAACAGGTTGAAACCACGATTCTCGAATCTTCTTGCGCATAGAGCCGCCAGAAAAACGAGAATTAGGATCAATCCTTCCTTTAAGAATTTCATGGCATCGACATATTGCGACGGTAAGCCAACAGCCAGCAATAGTCCCAAAATGAAGCAGTAAAACACCAGGAACACGACGAGGACCCGGATCCATTTACCTATTTGCTTTGGCATTTACCTTAGATTCCCAATCGCCATTTATACCTCATGACGCTTCTGAACTTAACATAACGCCTCCAATCTATCTCGAGCTGGAACTGCAATGAGCCCTCACAAATGTCGAAGCACATCTTCCACTCCTATCGAATTCAAACATCTGTATTCATACGGACAGTTTCTTACCATCCAGTCTCCGTCCATTTTGTAACATGGGCTGCATTCGAAGTCCTTTCTGACAATCCGGTGGCGGTCCCCAAGCGGCGCAAACTTTGTATAATCCGTGGGCCCGAAAATCGCGACGACCGGTGTGCCGACGGCGGCAGCGAGATGCATGAGGCCGCTGTCGTTGCAAATTAAAAGATCGGATTCCGCAACAATTGCTCCGTCCTCCAGGAAGGATGTCTCACCTGCGAGTATATGCGGCATGACGCTCATTTGTCGTGCCATGGCAAGACTCAGCTCCCTCTCTTCCCGGGATCCCAATAGTATTACAAGATCGTGATCGCGAATCAGATGTTCGCACACTTTTGCATATTTTTCAACGCTCCACCTCTTCCACCACTGGCTGGAACTGCTGCCAACATGCATGCACACCACCCTCTTGAAAACCTCTCCGTTCTTCAAACTTTCAATCCTCTTCTTGCCAAAACGCCTGAGTCCCTCAT harbors:
- a CDS encoding glycosyltransferase family 9 protein — its product is VAIRENQHEVDMNLEIAYALGLDRKLVDRVPHLNLDEGLRRFGKKRIESLKNGEVFKRVVCMHVGSSSSQWWKRWSVEKYAKVCEHLIRDHDLVILLGSREERELSLAMARQMSVMPHILAGETSFLEDGAIVAESDLLICNDSGLMHLAAAVGTPVVAIFGPTDYTKFAPLGDRHRIVRKDFECSPCYKMDGDWMVRNCPYEYRCLNSIGVEDVLRHL